CGGGTCGGCGAGGAGTTCGCCTTCGACCGGGAGGCCGGCGCGGATGCGGTCGATCCTGGCCAGCACCTTGCCGCGGAGGTCCGCCGGGGCGGTGTCGCAGCACGAGCGCTTCACCAGCGCCTTGATCGCCGCCTCGAGCCCGTACATGTCCAGGCAGGGCGAGCACTCGTCCAAGTGCTGGCGGAGCTTCGCGCAGTCGCCCTCGCCCATCTCGTTGTCGAGATACTCGTACAAGTGGTCGAGGACGTCCGCGCACGGCGTCTCGTGGTGGTTGCCGCAGCTCATGAGTCCGCGCCTTTCCGGTCTTCCCCCGTGCTGCCACTGCCCGCCGGGACCAGTCCGCGCTCGCGGGCGTAGTCCTCCAGCATGGTGCGCAGCTGGCGGCGGCCGCGGTGCAGGCGGGACATCACCGTACCGATGGGTGTCCCCATGATGTCGGCAATCTCCTTGTACGCGAAGCCCTCGACGTCCGCGAGATACACCGCGATCCGGAACTCCTCCGGAATCGCCTGCAGGGCTTCCTTCACGTCGCTGTCCGGGAGGTGGTCCAGCGCCTGCGCCTCCGCCGACCG
This genomic interval from Streptacidiphilus rugosus AM-16 contains the following:
- the rsrA gene encoding mycothiol system anti-sigma-R factor; protein product: MSCGNHHETPCADVLDHLYEYLDNEMGEGDCAKLRQHLDECSPCLDMYGLEAAIKALVKRSCCDTAPADLRGKVLARIDRIRAGLPVEGELLADPAAATQE